In Allomuricauda ruestringensis DSM 13258, the following proteins share a genomic window:
- a CDS encoding arylesterase has product MTKKTPSFPLPLMFCYFLSLLLLGCGEKNAKKDTDEVSATQETTVTETGDSNKKILFFGDSLTAGYGLEVSQAFPALIQQKIDSLELDYTVINAGLSGETTASGKNRLEWVLEDGIDIIIIELGANDGLRGVPLTETESNLQSMVDTVQSKLPNAKIILAGMKIPPNMGPEYTSKFESLFPELASSENITLIPFLLENVAGIPELNQGDGIHPTVAGQKLVAENVWEVLGPML; this is encoded by the coding sequence ATGACCAAGAAAACCCCGAGCTTCCCATTACCGTTAATGTTTTGTTATTTTTTATCGCTACTACTCCTTGGTTGTGGGGAAAAGAACGCTAAAAAAGATACTGATGAAGTTTCGGCCACTCAAGAAACAACAGTTACCGAGACCGGTGATTCGAACAAGAAAATCCTGTTTTTTGGCGACAGTCTTACCGCTGGCTACGGTTTGGAGGTCAGTCAAGCCTTCCCGGCACTTATCCAACAAAAAATAGACTCTTTGGAATTGGATTATACCGTGATCAATGCAGGATTGAGCGGCGAAACTACGGCAAGCGGTAAAAATAGGTTGGAATGGGTTCTGGAAGATGGTATAGACATCATCATCATAGAATTGGGTGCCAATGATGGGCTACGGGGTGTCCCGCTTACGGAAACGGAATCGAATCTTCAAAGTATGGTGGACACCGTCCAAAGCAAATTACCCAATGCCAAGATTATTCTGGCAGGAATGAAGATCCCACCGAACATGGGCCCCGAATACACTTCTAAATTTGAGAGCCTATTTCCGGAGTTGGCATCTTCGGAAAACATAACATTGATTCCTTTTTTATTGGAAAACGTAGCCGGTATTCCCGAACTCAATCAAGGGGATGGCATTCATCCAACTGTAGCGGGACAAAAGTTGGTGGCTGAAAATGTTTGGGAGGTTTTAGGGCCAATGCTCTAA
- a CDS encoding ABC transporter ATP-binding protein, which translates to MSKILKVQHLSKTYRSGEHDLNVLNNVSFEVGKGESFAIVGPSGSGKTTLLGLCAGLDTTDEGEIWLCGQNLFELDEDGRARLRNQNVGFVFQDFQLLPTLTALENVIVPLELRGVKKAADQGKELLAKVGLQDRIGHYPSQLSGGEQQRVALARAFANKPAILFADEPTGNLDDETGTKIEDLLFELNKEQGTALVIVTHDLELAKKTDKSIRLRSGKIEETVG; encoded by the coding sequence ATGTCAAAGATATTAAAAGTTCAACACCTCTCTAAAACCTATCGAAGTGGAGAACATGACCTCAATGTACTTAACAATGTTTCGTTTGAAGTGGGAAAGGGTGAAAGTTTTGCGATAGTTGGCCCATCAGGTAGTGGAAAAACCACCTTGTTGGGACTCTGTGCAGGATTGGATACCACCGATGAGGGTGAAATTTGGCTTTGTGGTCAAAATTTGTTCGAACTTGATGAAGACGGAAGGGCACGATTAAGAAACCAGAATGTGGGTTTTGTTTTTCAAGACTTTCAACTACTTCCTACACTGACCGCTTTGGAAAATGTAATTGTTCCTTTGGAACTTCGCGGGGTTAAAAAAGCAGCGGACCAGGGCAAGGAACTTTTGGCCAAGGTTGGACTTCAAGATAGAATAGGACATTATCCATCCCAATTATCCGGTGGTGAGCAGCAGCGTGTTGCATTGGCCCGTGCGTTTGCCAATAAACCGGCCATTCTTTTTGCCGATGAGCCCACAGGAAACCTGGATGATGAAACAGGTACCAAAATAGAAGATTTGCTTTTTGAACTCAACAAAGAGCAGGGCACCGCACTTGTAATCGTGACCCATGATCTGGAGCTGGCCAAAAAAACAGATAAAAGTATTCGCCTAAGATCAGGTAAAATCGAGGAAACTGTTGGTTAA